Genomic DNA from Nitratidesulfovibrio vulgaris str. Hildenborough:
CATGGAAAAGAAGGTCCTTCTTGTCGACTGCGACCCGCAGGCCAATTCGACAAGCGGACTCGGCTTTGATCAGGAAGACATCGAACGCAGCCTGTACACATCCTTCTTCCAGCCGGAAGAGGTAGTGGATGCCATACTGACCACAAGCTCACCGTTCCTGTCTCTGCTGCCGGCCACGACAGACCTTGTTGCCATCGAACTTGAGCTGGTCGACAAGATGGCTCGCGAATACTATCTCGCCGACCTGCTCAAGCCGCTGGATAGCAGGTACGACTACATCCTTCTCGACTGCCCGCCCTCTCTGGGGCTCATCACACTCAATGCGCTGTGCGCTGCGCGCGAACTGCTCATTCCCTTGCAGTGCGAATTCTTCGCGCTGGAGGGCATCGTCAAGCTGCTGCAAACCTATGAGCAGGTCAAGCGCAGACTCAATCAGAACCTGTCGCTGCTGGGCGTCGTGCTCACCATGTACGACGTGCGCAACAAGCTTTCGCGTCAGGTGAAGAACGAAGTGAGAAAGTGCTTCCCCGACCACCTCTTCGAAACGGTCATTCCTCGCAACGTGCGCCTTTCAGAAGCACCGAGTCACGGCAAGTCGATCATCCATTACGACATCAAATCAAAAGGCGCTGAAGCCTACCTCGCACTCGCCAAAGAGGTCGTGCTACGTAAGCCCCAGCGCCGTGACGCGCAGGCGGGGTAGAGGGTCAGCTACCGCAACCGCAACCGGGCGGCGTGAATTCGAAACAGATATGGTCCTTGAAATGCTTCTTGCGGATGGCTGCCCCGCACTGGCGACACGTGAACACGAGCATACCCGAAAGGGTGGCGTTACGAAGCCTGAACGGATGCACGGGATCGTTCTCCCAGTCCTCCGTGGCAGCACCGCAATGGTCGCAATGGACGTCAGGAACATAAGGATACCTGAAATCCCAATAGTCCTTGAACATCTTCAGGTCTTCGACAGGTTCGGGCCTCTCGGTGGGGTACATCACCTCCAGCGCCTGTTCGAGAACGGGCATGACCTTGCGTTCGACAGCACGCCACAGGTCGGGGCTGAGCATCACGCCGTACAGGTCGCCATGCCTGTCGAACAACCGGACAACGTGGGCATCTCTCTCGTTCATGGTTTCTCCGGACGGGATGGTTTGAAAGTCGCCCACCACAGTTAGAGCAACACGTTTGAAAGTCAAGGAGATGGATATGGCAGGAAACCAACGCGGCCTCGGTCGTGGCCTGGACGCCCTCTTCAAGAATACCGTCGAACCTTCGGCAGCGTCGGACATCACCAGTCTTCCGGTACGCTCACTGGCCCCCAACCCGGCACAGCCACGCAAGCACTTCGATGAGAGTGCACTTCAGGAACTCGCCGACTCCATCAGGGCAAAGGGCGTGCTGCAACCTTTGCTGGTGAGGCCCGTGCGCGGCACCGAACCGCAACAATATGAGATCATCGCCGGTGAAAGACGCTGGCGGGCCAGCAGACTGGCAGGGTTGCGCGAAGTGCCGGTCCTTGTGCGCGACCTCTCCGACCAGGAGACGCTCGCGGTCGCCCTCATCGAGAACCTGCAACGCGAGGACCTGAACCCGGTCGAAGAAGCCCTCGCCATGCACGACCTGCGCGAACAATTCAGTCTCAGTCAGGAAGAGCTCGCTCGCCAGCTTGGCAAGAGCAGACCTGCTGTGGCCAATACACTGCGCCTTCTGCAACTGCCACAAGAATCACTGGATGATGTGAGGTCCGGGCGTCTCACACCGGGTCATGCACGCGCACTGCTGGGTGTGACCGACCAGACGGCCCAAGAGACACTGCGTTCCGCAATCATCGAGCAAAGTCTCACCGTACGTGATGCGGAAGCCGCGGCTACCTACTGGAAGGAACACGGCACGCTTCCCGACACCCTCGCGCACGTCCCCCATCGGGCACAGACGCCACGCAACAAGGCGATGCGCACGAAGACGCCAGAAGTGAAACTACTGCAAAAGCGCATTGCGGACACGCTGTCACTCAAGGCCTCGGTCAGCGGGACAGAACAGAAGGGCAGGGTGACCATCGCCTTCGACAGCCCGGACGACCTTGCACGGCTTCTCGCCCGCCTTGGGCTTTCCAACCACTAATCCACGCAGCATGAACGGATACACCATAGATAAAGAGCGACTCCTTGCCAGTGTCGCCGGACTTGCAGGCAACGAAGTGCTCATCGTCGGCGACGTCATGGTCGACGAGTACCTGATGGGCGACGCCGAGCGCATCTCTCCCGAAGCCCCGGTGCCCGTGGTGCATGTCACCGAAGACAGGCACCTCGTGGGCGGTGCGGGCAACGTTGCGCGCAACGTGCGCACCCTTGGCGGGGTACCACGCCTCATCTCCGTCTGCGGTACAGGCACAAGGGCGGCGCTTCTCCGGCGCGTCCTCGACAATGAAGGCATCGAACCACAACTTGTGGAGATTCCGGGACGCCCTACGACCATCAAGACGCGAGTCATCGCCCGCCAGCAACAGATGCTGCGCATCGACCGCGAAGATGCCTCTCCGGTCGGCGGAGTGCATCTCGACAGATTGCTGGCACTGGTACAGGACGCACTGGCTGACACGCGCGTGGTCGTGGTCTCCGACTACGGAAAGGGCATTGTGACAGCCTCGTTCATGGAAAGACTTTCCGCCATGTGCGCTGCGTCCTCCACAAGACCGCTGATTCTCGTCGACCCCAAGACGCCTAATTTTCACCTGTACAAGGGGGTGCACATGCTTACCCCCAACACCAAGGAAACGAGTGAGGGGGCAGGCTTGCCAGCAGGCAACAGGGAACAGATTCGGGCTGCTGCCGCGGCAATCTTCCGCAAGCTTGATTGCGAACACCTGCTCACGACGCTGGGACCACAGGGGATGGCGCTCTTCATGACACCGGACGATGCGTGGCATGTGCCGACTGTCGCCCAGAAGGTCTACGACGTGACGGGGGCGGGTGATACCGTCATCGCGACGGTGGGACTGTGCCTGGCATCAGGGTTGCCCTTGCTGGAAAGCTGCATTCTCGCCAACTATGCCGCGGGCATCGTGGTAGGTCAGGTGGGGGCGGCAACGGCGTCGCCCGACGAATTGCGCCACGCCATCGCCACGCTGGACGTACCACAGGTCAACCGCTGGCAATAGCGGCATCTGTACAGGGTGATGGACCGGACGAAGACACAGACATGTTCCACGGTTTCCCGTGAAACATGACAAGAGGCGAACATGGACGCCATCACGCTCATTGCGGAAAAGCGCATAACCGAAGCGCAAGAAGAGGGTGCCTTCGAGAATCTGCCCGGCACGGGAAAACCGCTCTCAATCGAAGATGATTCGCTCATCCCTGAAGACTTGCGCATGGCATACAAGATTCTGCGAAACGCAGGCTATCTGCCCTCCGAGATCCAGGACAGGAAAGAAGTGCAGACCATGCTTGAATTACTGGAGAATTGCGCAGATGAACGGGACAAGGTACGGCAGATGCGCAAACTCGAGGTCATCCTGCGCCGGATACTCGACAGACGCGGGAAGCCGGTGCCCCTATCCGATGATGATGCCTATTATGCGAGCATCCTTGAGCGAATCACACTCCAGCCAAAGCCTTGAATACGACAAGACCGGTGTGATGCAAGCAGCCATACGGCAAGCCGCAAGGTACACGCCACGCCCGTTGCGATACGGTGGTAGCCGGATAAACAGCCCCTAAGCCTTCCTCAACCGGGCTGCATAGAAGAATTCGCGCGAGACATCCTCAAGGGGTGTCTCGTACGCGATTTCAAGTCTCGCATCCAGATGACGTTCAAGAAATGCCGCAATCCGCAACTCGTTTTCTTGCGGATTGCGGGTACACGTTATGTAGGCGAGTACGCCATCTGAACGCAGACAGGGCCAGACGGCATCGAGAATGGCCTCTTGAAGGGCAACAAGTTCCGCAATCTGTGCCGTGGTTCGCTTACGCTTGATGTCGGGCCTGCGGCTTAACGTGCCAAGCCCACTGCACGGGGCATCCACAAGGATGGTACCGAAAAGACCACCGCTGCCCAGCCCAGAGGCGTTGACAAGCCCTGTCGCGGATTGCCCACGGGACACCTCCACTTCAATGCCATCAATGGCAAGCGGGCTGCCGCCATCGCCACAACTCCCGGCCCGGGCCATGCTGGCGGCGCAACTGAAAGGCGGGCGCACAGCAGAGGCACGCACCGCAAGCGGCACCGGAAGACCGAGTCTTGCGAAATCGCGGCGCAACCCCCGCAGACGGCTCATACTGGGGTCTGATGCAGCAACGACCGCAACACCGGTTTCCACAAGCGCCGCAGTCTTCCCACCCCGTCCGCAACAGCAGTCCCATACGGGACCCGGCCATACCTCGGGTTCAAGTGCCGCAAGGGCCGACTGCGAAGCACCACTCTGCCGGGAAGCCCGCCCCTCGGATACGAGTGAAGTCACCTCGGAAGGTGTGCCTCCGGAGGTGAACACGACACCGGCCTTTCCAGCAGCCTGCCGACCTGTCCCGGCGTTGCCGGAAAGGAGTTGTTGCAGACAATCCGCACCGTCAGCACGGGCGAGGTTGATGCGTACGCCCGGTGCGGGATGCAGCAGCGAGGCCTCCAGCAGGGCTGTCGTCTTCTCCTCGCCGTACCCGTCGCACCACAGGTCGACAAGCCAGCGCGGGGCGGAGTGCCTTACACACAGCCTGTCGCGGTTATCGCCGACACACGCATAGAAGTCGGCTACGCGCCACGCATCGCCCAGCCGGTCCACATTGCGCAGCACTGCATTGGCAAGGCGTGAGACACCCGTGCCATAGAGTGCCCTGACAGCGGATACGGCCCAGTCGAGGGTGGCATACGCAGGCACCCTGTCACACTGGGTGAGTTCGTAGGCGGCAAGGCAGAGCAATGCCAGAACGCCGGGGGGCAGCTTCGAAGGGGCCTTCAGAAAACGCCGTACAAGCCACGAAAGACGAATTTCCGACCTGAGATAGCCATAGACAAGCTCCGTGCAGAGCGCGGCATCCTGACGCGAAAGAGAGGCATGCGACAGAGAGTCGTCTAGGGCGGCCTGCACATCGACACCGGCGCGCACGACGGCATCCAGTGCGACGAGTGCACCGGCACGTGCAGGGGGGACGCACGACAGGCGTTTGCGGTCTCGCAACACCGGGGCGAAGTCCGGGAAGAGGACGCCCGGTTGCGGGCAGGGAAGGTCGGAGGTCAGACTTGTCATGAATTAGGTCTCTTGAGACAGCAGGTAGGAAGAGAGGAAAACAGCAACGGTAGCCGAGTCACGCCAGACGGTGGAGACGCATCAAGCCCCAAGGCGGAAACAATCCCACTCGGTCAGGGTCCAGCCGTCGTCATTGCGGTACGGACAGCCCGGACGAGAACCAGAGGCCGAAGACGCGCCCCGGACACTGTGCGACAAGGAAAATGCACATAAGCCCGGCCCGGAAGAGAATCAGCCATCAGACCCCCTACGCTGCGAAGAACCTTGCGTAACACGACATTCCGGCCCCTGTGCCTTACCGAACGCCGCAGCGGCATCCCTGCCGCGGCGCGACTCGTCAGGAGCCCCCCCGGCAGAGACAGGGACATCTCGCAAGAAATGCCGCAATGCGGCTTCGAGACGTTGCATGGGCACGAGCGTGTCGAGACATGGACCGTTGGGCCGTTCATTGAGGACACCGTAGACAGGGATGGGGTGCGTGTCCTGAATGCCGGAGGCGAGGTCGCGTTCGCAGGCGACGGCGATGATGAGTTTGGGGCGCGTCTGCACCACGATGCGGCGCGCGATGGTACCACCTGTGGCAATGGCGAGAGAAACGCCGTATCTGTCCCGCAGGGCCAGAAGGTCGCGGATGGGACATTTGCCACACCGTTTACAGTGGTTCATGTCATAGGTGAGCCGAATCTCGCACCGACTCGATTGCAGGCAGTGCGGCACGAGAATGAGCAGTTCATCAGGCGTGTACCGACCGCCACGGCTGCGCACAAGTTCATTGTTGACCTTGATGAACGAATGCCGCACCTCTTCGCGCCCGACACCCATGACACGACCAAGAAGCTCCATGAGAGGCAGGAAAATCTTGATGGTGAGCCCGCGGATGCGCTCGGTACCGAGCATGGGGCGTCCGGTGTAGATATGGAGCACGAGCCCCAGGGAAGCCCATGCGATGCAAAGGATGCACAGCACGAGCAGGGCACCTGTCACATGCGGAACCCACGGGTGGATGTTGCCGAGACCGATGTACGGCACAACCCATCCCACAAGCAGCAACAGGCACAACCCTACTGAAGTGCCTGTGATGAGGCCTATGAAGAGACGCTTGCGAGCGCCGTGGTAGTCTTCACGCGGCAGCGAGTGGGGATTCTTGGAAAGCACACAGCCCCCGTTGCATTGCGGTTGACGTTGCGGACGCGAGACCTTCACATCACACGCAGCCTAGCACCGGAATGCGACGCAAGGCAACGACATGTGGAAGTGAAGGCATGGGCAACGTCTCTAGGCACCTTCGCAGACGGCAAAGCCGGGGCATTCGCCCTCGCAGCGACTGAGATAGCCGCACCAGAACGCCTCGCCTGTCATGGGCTTCTTGTCGGCAGGACGGATAGTGCGCACGAGGTAG
This window encodes:
- a CDS encoding ParA family protein, whose translation is MARIIAIANQKGGVGKTTSSVNLAASLAIMEKKVLLVDCDPQANSTSGLGFDQEDIERSLYTSFFQPEEVVDAILTTSSPFLSLLPATTDLVAIELELVDKMAREYYLADLLKPLDSRYDYILLDCPPSLGLITLNALCAARELLIPLQCEFFALEGIVKLLQTYEQVKRRLNQNLSLLGVVLTMYDVRNKLSRQVKNEVRKCFPDHLFETVIPRNVRLSEAPSHGKSIIHYDIKSKGAEAYLALAKEVVLRKPQRRDAQAG
- a CDS encoding ParB/RepB/Spo0J family partition protein produces the protein MAGNQRGLGRGLDALFKNTVEPSAASDITSLPVRSLAPNPAQPRKHFDESALQELADSIRAKGVLQPLLVRPVRGTEPQQYEIIAGERRWRASRLAGLREVPVLVRDLSDQETLAVALIENLQREDLNPVEEALAMHDLREQFSLSQEELARQLGKSRPAVANTLRLLQLPQESLDDVRSGRLTPGHARALLGVTDQTAQETLRSAIIEQSLTVRDAEAAATYWKEHGTLPDTLAHVPHRAQTPRNKAMRTKTPEVKLLQKRIADTLSLKASVSGTEQKGRVTIAFDSPDDLARLLARLGLSNH
- a CDS encoding bifunctional heptose 7-phosphate kinase/heptose 1-phosphate adenyltransferase; the encoded protein is MNGYTIDKERLLASVAGLAGNEVLIVGDVMVDEYLMGDAERISPEAPVPVVHVTEDRHLVGGAGNVARNVRTLGGVPRLISVCGTGTRAALLRRVLDNEGIEPQLVEIPGRPTTIKTRVIARQQQMLRIDREDASPVGGVHLDRLLALVQDALADTRVVVVSDYGKGIVTASFMERLSAMCAASSTRPLILVDPKTPNFHLYKGVHMLTPNTKETSEGAGLPAGNREQIRAAAAAIFRKLDCEHLLTTLGPQGMALFMTPDDAWHVPTVAQKVYDVTGAGDTVIATVGLCLASGLPLLESCILANYAAGIVVGQVGAATASPDELRHAIATLDVPQVNRWQ
- a CDS encoding DnaJ family domain-containing protein; its protein translation is MDAITLIAEKRITEAQEEGAFENLPGTGKPLSIEDDSLIPEDLRMAYKILRNAGYLPSEIQDRKEVQTMLELLENCADERDKVRQMRKLEVILRRILDRRGKPVPLSDDDAYYASILERITLQPKP
- a CDS encoding transcription antitermination factor NusB — translated: MTSLTSDLPCPQPGVLFPDFAPVLRDRKRLSCVPPARAGALVALDAVVRAGVDVQAALDDSLSHASLSRQDAALCTELVYGYLRSEIRLSWLVRRFLKAPSKLPPGVLALLCLAAYELTQCDRVPAYATLDWAVSAVRALYGTGVSRLANAVLRNVDRLGDAWRVADFYACVGDNRDRLCVRHSAPRWLVDLWCDGYGEEKTTALLEASLLHPAPGVRINLARADGADCLQQLLSGNAGTGRQAAGKAGVVFTSGGTPSEVTSLVSEGRASRQSGASQSALAALEPEVWPGPVWDCCCGRGGKTAALVETGVAVVAASDPSMSRLRGLRRDFARLGLPVPLAVRASAVRPPFSCAASMARAGSCGDGGSPLAIDGIEVEVSRGQSATGLVNASGLGSGGLFGTILVDAPCSGLGTLSRRPDIKRKRTTAQIAELVALQEAILDAVWPCLRSDGVLAYITCTRNPQENELRIAAFLERHLDARLEIAYETPLEDVSREFFYAARLRKA
- a CDS encoding DUF116 domain-containing protein: MLSKNPHSLPREDYHGARKRLFIGLITGTSVGLCLLLLVGWVVPYIGLGNIHPWVPHVTGALLVLCILCIAWASLGLVLHIYTGRPMLGTERIRGLTIKIFLPLMELLGRVMGVGREEVRHSFIKVNNELVRSRGGRYTPDELLILVPHCLQSSRCEIRLTYDMNHCKRCGKCPIRDLLALRDRYGVSLAIATGGTIARRIVVQTRPKLIIAVACERDLASGIQDTHPIPVYGVLNERPNGPCLDTLVPMQRLEAALRHFLRDVPVSAGGAPDESRRGRDAAAAFGKAQGPECRVTQGSSQRRGSDG